A window from Drosophila nasuta strain 15112-1781.00 chromosome 3, ASM2355853v1, whole genome shotgun sequence encodes these proteins:
- the LOC132788783 gene encoding uncharacterized protein LOC132788783, with product MVSKALLLLVAIVAARFGGSTRRTTLALACDESLTATATHQDNRYNSYYSSNSNNNDNSNNDVDDDDDGIADSKDNNVDDDDNNDNYNYNKALAKWQLPQQKLYGNPQSIQQQQQLQQQQRLQQFVDDPEAARNDFLLQLPDLNTAMWQGVGLFATAQDTSNSNNNNNDYDNNVWQAASETERERDEEHLPRNSRSSHKPRHTAGTQTGTGAGASGQLETDADGIDFEGEEDFAVAKVDADELSDQLPYGIQNVRKRRVRSVIQPPPPASSSSPEGVTYQSLCPTKRVTVKLDNGEYRPNHYVEVTCANNYAPLPPRLHNYDNYNYRSNELPLLRALLNERAGEKREICSATGFACIQLNRTIHLIRLNEGSGCWESETRTVPSGCECMWPKHSYGDIASYHQAQKRVSSTLTNLRARGNANAVIDYTPGVGYRQLTLRSRGPKTGGGSGGIRSRRADLDLDYDNNY from the exons ctgctgctggttgccattgttgctgcCCGATTTGGTGGCTCAACGAGGCGAACAACACTCGCATTGGCCTGCGATGAATCCTTGACAGCGACGGCAACACACCAAGACAATAGATACAATAGCtactacagcagcaacagcaacaacaacgataacagcaacaacgacgtagacgacgacgacgatggcatCGCTGATAGCAAGGACAACAATgttgacgatgacgacaacaaTGACAACTATAACTACAACAAAGCGTTGGCCAAATGGCAGTTGCCGCAGCAAAAACTATACGGAAATCCCCAGAGcatacagcaacaacaacaactccagcaacaacaacgactgcaacaatttgttgatGATCCAGAGGCAGCAAGGAATGACTTCCTACTGCAATTGCCAGACCTAAATACAGCGATGTGGCAAGGTGTGGGCCTGTTTGCCACAGCACAGGACAcaagcaacagtaacaacaacaacaacgactacgacaacaatgtgtggcaagcagcatCCGAAACAGAGCGAGAACGAGATGAAGAACATTTGCCACGCAACAGTCGAAGCAGCCACAAGCCAAG GCACACAGCTGGCACTCAAACAGGAACGGGAGCTGGTGCTTCAGGTCAGCTGGAAACTGATGCCGACGGCATTGACTTTGAGGGCGAGGAGGACTTTGCGGTGGCCAAAGTGGATGCCGATGAGCTGAGCGACCAGCTGCCATATGGCATTCAAAATGTGCGTAAGCGACGCGTGCGCAGCGTGATTCAGCCACCTCCACCAGCTAGCAGTTCGAGCCCGGAAGGA GTCACCTATCAGTCGCTGTGCCCCACCAAACGCGTCACCGTTAAGCTCGACAATGGCGAGTATCGGCCCAATCACTATGTCGAGGTCACTTGTGCCAACAACTATGCGCCATTGCCGCCCAGGCTGCACAACTATGATAATTACAACTATCGCAGCAACGAGCTGCCGCTGTTGCGTGCTTTGCTCAACGAACGCGCTGGCGAGAAACGTGag ATCTGCTCGGCAACGGGATTCGCGTGCATTCAGTTGAACCGCACCATACACCTGATACGGCTTAACGAGGGCAGCGGCTGCTGGGAGTCGGAGACGCGCACGGTGCCCTCGGGATGCGAGTGTATGTGGCCGAAGCACAGCTATGGCGACATTGCCTCCTACCATCAGGCCCAGAAGCGTGTCAGCAGCACACTGACCAATCTGCGTGCCCGAGGTAACGCCAATGCTGTCATCGATTATACACCCGGTGTTGGCTATCGCCAGTTAACGTTGCGTTCTCGTGGACCCAAAACAGGAGGCGGAAGTGGTGGTATACGCAGTCGACGAGCGGACTTGGACCTGGACTATGATAACAACTATTAA
- the LOC132788784 gene encoding thymidylate kinase — translation MSLSRGAFIVFEGLDRTGKTSQTRRLYNRLTEKGIKAKLIHFPERSSAIGQVINAYLTNAQDLPDEVIHLMFSANRWEHINGIRQEMLAGTTFICDRYAYSGAAYSVAKGLHFDWCCSPDRGLIKPDAVIYLKASSDEAIASRGNYGGERYEKLEFQRKVGVVFDQFCEKESSYWHQFDACQSEENLHAEIAAIVDEVLKETPSQSLAKLT, via the exons ATGAGTCTATCACGAGGtgcatttattgtatttgaaGGCCTAGATAGAACCGGCAAAACATCGCAAACACGACGATTGT ATAACCGGTTGACCGAGAAGGGAATCAAAGCAAAACTAATTCATTTCCCAGAGCGCTCCTCGGCCATTGGTCAGGTGATAAATGCCTACTTGACAAATGCACAAGATCTACCCGATGAGGTGATACACCTAATGTTCTCTGCCAATCGCTGGGAGCACATCAATGGCATACGACAGGAAATGTTGGCGGGCACAACATTCATATGCGATCGCTATGCGTACTCTGGAGCCGCTTACTCGGTGGCCAAGGGTCTGCACTTTGATTGGTGTTGTTCACCCGATCGAGGACTAATTAAACCCGACGCTGTCATCTATCTGAAGGCATCGTCTGATGAGGCAATTGCATCACGTGGCAACTACGGCGGCGAACG TTATGAGAAATTGGAATTCCAGCgcaaagtgggcgtggtatTTGATCAGTTCTGTGAAAAAGAGTCAAGCTATTGGCATCAGTTCGACGCCTGCCAAAGCGAAGAGAATCTCCATGCAGAAATTGCAGCAATTGTCGACGAAGTGTTGAAAGAGACACCTTCACAGTCGCTGGCCAAGCTCACCTAA